A stretch of Rhododendron vialii isolate Sample 1 chromosome 4a, ASM3025357v1 DNA encodes these proteins:
- the LOC131323828 gene encoding uncharacterized protein LOC131323828 translates to MNAEEAVYARHMHDGFDPQAGPSQVGEFPPPDKKRRESTSKTGGEPKNKKDDPNLKWPEKLRTDPNRRAKDKYYRFHKDHGHNTDDCIDLKQQIEDLIQRGRLQHFVTKKYQKQSRRENTSKESRDGATPRSGPIGKIKVIHGGFAGGEESSNARKTHLRKLRLEEHLEVNTVGRPSKVQKKEEIPIIFSEEDIKGVQIPHDDPLVITIVIANYLTRRVQIDSRSSADILSTSMHMTN, encoded by the exons ATGAATGCAGAGGAAGCTGTCTACGCAAGACATATGCATGATGGCTTTGATCCCCAAGCAGGGCCATCACAGGTTGGCGAGTTTCCTCCGCCTGATAAGAAGAGAAGAGAATCCACCAGCAAGACGGGAGGTGAACCAAAGAATAAAAAG GATGATCCGAACCTCAAGTGGCCCGAAAAGTTAAGGACTGATCCTAATAGGAGAGCTAAGGACAAATACTACAGGTTCCACAAAGACCATGGTCATAACACAGATGATTGCATTGACCTAAAGCAGCAGATCGAGGATCTGATCCAAAGAGGGAGACTTCAACATTTTGTAACGAAGAAGTACCAGAAGCAATCCAGGAGGGAAAATACCAGCAAGGAGAGTAGAGATGGCGCCACCCCCCGGTCAGGTCCCATTGGAAAGATCAAGgtcatccatggaggatttgctGGAGGCGAAGAGTCCAGCAATGCTAGAAAAACTCACCTAAGAAAACTAAGATTAGAAGAACATTTAGAGGTCAACACGGTTGGCCGCCCAAGCAAGGTccagaaaaaggaagaaatacCCATTATTTTCTCAGAGGAAGATATCAAGGGAGTTCAAATCCCTCATGATGACCCACTGGTAATAACCATTGTCATAGCAAACTACCTCACACGTAGGGTACAGATAGATAGCAGAAGCTCAGCTGACATCCTCTCTACCTCCATGCATATGACCAACTAA